Proteins found in one Candidatus Tisiphia endosymbiont of Beris chalybata genomic segment:
- a CDS encoding helix-turn-helix transcriptional regulator produces the protein MSHLIIKKNIERLLKERDWRVADLENKIGQSRSVTNIFRGASKNPTIEVLQAIAKALDVDLQELLLDHDSNDSVLNIALLRDTCNKIINELEGINYPITVKYSNIFTLIREVYEYSTQLNLVKADDNFTKWLIHKHYKH, from the coding sequence ATGTCACATTTGATTATTAAGAAGAATATAGAAAGATTACTGAAGGAAAGAGATTGGCGGGTTGCAGATCTGGAAAATAAGATTGGACAAAGTAGAAGTGTAACAAACATTTTTAGAGGTGCTTCTAAGAATCCTACAATAGAAGTGTTGCAAGCTATTGCTAAAGCTTTGGATGTAGACCTGCAAGAATTACTTCTAGATCATGATAGTAATGATTCTGTACTTAATATAGCCTTGCTCCGTGATACGTGTAATAAAATTATTAATGAACTTGAGGGCATTAACTATCCAATCACGGTAAAATACAGTAATATATTTACGCTTATTAGAGAAGTGTATGAATATTCAACGCAGTTAAATCTTGTTAAGGCTGATGATAATTTTACTAAATGGCTAATACACAAACATTATAAACACTAA
- a CDS encoding ATP-binding protein, with product MIKQLIIFLFITVLYNSNIYAIIINKEEPVYYFVNHEEQIADLREKLQQHKIVGITGITGMGKSEIVRKYAQEYAQGYDIIAFIDTSIDLTPQFMLIAKAINQRICPDEKCYISENIKNVKNSLMEYLKPKNNWLLIFDNLHLNENDKIKDIIDWYHNGHIIVCSQDSRYLLPKIVVPYLQEKYVITVINKIIKNQPLEFIRELASSVQGYPTYMISHSAIFLQNNNHMTIKEYIDYMEKHHNKLGAHLNIVLKEITPQSKDLLYKMVLLNNQRIPRYLLEQLMKNQGNLSELFDDIIRFGLVEEINEDRNNQIFRIHDAVKEELLHLAGSKLNQQNVNLLLDGFNNMIPEAVNKRLVVLKSSSFLEGNLEILLHNADKYKADLYKIMELREKLLWYYLIGQRHSYNAKKMIDWFQNKQQSISLWFRSDKEKSVYSGYLVFIGMYKYAMDNQPIKTTMQYLDKAEKIVQKTSGYQELKSYIYANKAIIQLAIGDVSNAEENIGKAEKIRPTTLKTFLGMNLVETVKADILLAKGQYQEALNMLLLDIDKLYSPVDKATKGVFLASEYIIQAMILNYMGKFKEAYDIVNNNIYENIKNRKKEDISTTVLAGTLTELSRAELGVGKEKEALDHAHEAVNLLVSDESRNNTEGDLDNSKDIFLAHALVATADALSAVGKAEEAMSTYRLVKNIYWNIYGIKNIGNMDNVSHTFAKAAKAAKNLPNDKESHIQCAYFYTLLLKYFGPNHHRTEEIYGICH from the coding sequence ATGATAAAGCAGTTAATAATTTTTTTATTCATCACAGTATTATATAACTCCAATATATATGCAATTATTATTAATAAAGAAGAACCAGTATATTACTTTGTTAATCATGAAGAACAGATTGCGGATTTAAGAGAAAAATTACAGCAACATAAAATAGTAGGGATCACTGGTATTACTGGAATGGGTAAAAGTGAGATAGTCAGGAAGTATGCGCAAGAATATGCTCAAGGCTATGATATTATTGCTTTTATTGACACCAGCATTGATCTAACGCCACAGTTTATGCTGATCGCCAAGGCAATTAACCAGCGAATATGTCCTGATGAGAAATGCTATATCTCTGAAAATATCAAAAATGTTAAGAACAGCCTGATGGAATATTTAAAACCTAAAAATAATTGGTTGTTAATATTTGATAATCTGCATCTTAATGAAAATGATAAGATTAAAGATATTATTGATTGGTATCATAATGGTCACATTATTGTTTGTTCACAAGATAGTAGATATTTACTGCCTAAAATTGTAGTACCTTATTTACAGGAAAAATATGTTATCACAGTAATTAATAAAATTATCAAGAATCAGCCATTAGAATTTATTAGGGAATTAGCTAGCAGTGTGCAAGGATATCCTACTTATATGATAAGCCATAGCGCTATTTTCTTGCAGAATAATAATCACATGACGATTAAGGAATATATAGACTATATGGAAAAGCATCATAATAAGTTAGGAGCGCACTTAAATATTGTTTTGAAAGAAATCACTCCGCAAAGCAAAGACTTATTATATAAGATGGTTTTGTTAAATAACCAAAGAATACCCCGGTATTTATTAGAACAATTGATGAAGAACCAGGGCAATTTATCTGAATTATTTGATGATATTATAAGGTTCGGCTTAGTTGAAGAAATTAATGAAGATCGAAACAATCAAATATTTAGAATACATGATGCAGTAAAAGAAGAATTATTACACCTAGCTGGCAGTAAATTAAATCAGCAAAATGTCAACTTATTATTAGATGGGTTTAATAATATGATACCTGAAGCAGTGAATAAAAGGTTAGTAGTACTCAAAAGTTCTAGCTTTTTAGAAGGTAATCTAGAAATATTACTCCATAATGCAGATAAGTATAAAGCTGATCTCTATAAGATAATGGAACTGAGAGAAAAACTGCTATGGTATTACTTAATAGGACAACGCCACTCCTATAATGCTAAGAAAATGATTGATTGGTTTCAAAATAAACAACAAAGCATCAGCCTATGGTTCCGTAGTGATAAAGAAAAGTCTGTATATAGCGGCTATCTAGTCTTTATAGGTATGTATAAATATGCTATGGATAATCAACCTATCAAAACTACCATGCAATACTTAGATAAGGCAGAAAAAATTGTTCAAAAAACATCAGGCTATCAAGAACTAAAATCTTATATTTATGCTAATAAAGCGATAATACAGCTTGCTATAGGAGATGTAAGTAATGCTGAAGAAAACATCGGTAAAGCAGAAAAGATACGCCCTACTACTCTTAAGACATTTTTAGGGATGAATTTAGTAGAAACAGTTAAGGCTGATATTTTGCTAGCTAAAGGACAATACCAAGAAGCTTTAAATATGTTACTGCTTGATATAGATAAATTATATTCTCCGGTAGATAAAGCTACAAAGGGAGTATTTCTTGCTTCGGAATATATAATACAAGCTATGATATTGAACTATATGGGAAAGTTTAAAGAAGCTTATGATATTGTAAATAATAATATATACGAAAATATAAAAAACAGGAAGAAAGAAGACATTTCTACAACTGTTTTAGCTGGTACTTTAACAGAGCTTTCTAGAGCTGAGCTTGGAGTTGGCAAAGAAAAAGAGGCATTAGATCATGCTCATGAAGCAGTTAATTTATTAGTAAGCGATGAAAGTAGAAACAATACAGAAGGTGATTTAGACAATTCAAAAGATATATTTTTAGCCCATGCCTTAGTAGCAACAGCTGATGCATTAAGTGCTGTAGGTAAGGCGGAAGAGGCTATGAGTACTTATAGATTAGTTAAAAATATTTATTGGAATATCTATGGTATAAAAAATATTGGTAATATGGATAATGTCAGTCATACCTTTGCTAAGGCAGCAAAAGCTGCAAAAAATCTGCCTAATGACAAAGAGAGTCACATACAATGTGCTTATTTTTATACATTGTTATTAAAATATTTTGGACCAAATCATCATAGAACAGAAGAGATATATGGGATATGCCATTAA